Proteins found in one Magnolia sinica isolate HGM2019 chromosome 5, MsV1, whole genome shotgun sequence genomic segment:
- the LOC131245321 gene encoding uncharacterized protein LOC131245321 gives MGKKRGRKPRPVSQDADSQPENPSVMPEGEEESQSQDSAVLHENQQRVLQPQLEEGEEEEEDSAMADPPAHDSDPPSHDGDPPAHDGDPPSQQKQEEPQPVPASPPTVPAAHDGNSPSQQPEEEPQGMDTSPPPSPIAVPPAHDSESPSHNHEQKRQEDEVQAMSPSPPRNPPPIPAPTAHDRNPPSLPILTRKPSKRKKPIKHKQRLAMQKKLRLLRENLQPIPFTPNKTLDFSAHEPLFKTLGLWDFAHLEFDHPIRSDLLSHLIANYHSTSRCSFVKDFRIMVNRADLARALKLPVKKDKTALPDLLPSEQQGFSEESISIVGEFMSNYVLLHEDMWMMPDEILASERLLKEGQLQKIDWAGLIWFMVEKEISQALESGSCYYASHLQQLIKMQRPELFIEEEEGVEEVSVEEEDDAAAAVAMQELDLDNQRVELSLGHDRSEGERTGEDNVLDFQECKEEHGQWFLDGRSNGNEQSLRHCNLNDVRSSDFGRTSREDEEDGYGPSSRFSNLSRLASADLIQDMETTNASYGMHADLLDPSSGGLMRADMHKSTLPLNPGGLSMFGSGCKEESDDEDDVHHLSQDDHQRKMRNDGSWGHSLLNFRMCIGEVQSGMDKAAVMYEEKVQECSQARMNIQYLNSELEQRNSMICSMEKAVMEMQHKKEMEIYRLERELCVMTQLLHGYKMALKNTRSAFAEYRERCQVPDEPIYKDVVGTGGFVLSSVELEKQRLEKEEEERSLRLAMEEKVNGFEQDWLGKFDVHLRQVDLFNKKLLEAEEEIKLLKENHKTG, from the coding sequence atggggaagaagagagggagaaaacCCCGCCCTGTTTCACAAGACGCAGATTCGCAGCCTGAAAACCCTAGCGTAATGCCCGAAGGAGAAGAGGAATCTCAATCCCAAGACTCTGCTGTCCTCCATGAAAATCAACAGCGAGTTCTCCAACCCCAgctagaagaaggagaagaagaagaagaagattcggCCATGGCTGACCCCCCCGCCCACGATAGCGACCCCCCCTCGCACGATGGCGACCCCCCGGCGCACGATGGCGATCCCCCCTCACAACAGAAACAGGAGGAACCGCAACCTGTGCCTGCCTCCCCTCCCACTGTCCCGGCTGCTCACGATGGCAATTCCCCCTCCCAACAGCCGGAAGAAGAACCCCAAGGTATGGATACATCTCCTCCACCTTCTCCTATCGCTGTCCCTCCGGCGCACGATAGCGAATCACCTTCTCACAACCACGAACAAAAACGGCAGGAAGACGAAGTGCAAGCCATGTCTCCCTCTCCTCCTCGCAATCCCCCTCCGATCCCTGCACCCACTGCGCACGATAGAaaccctccctccctccccaTCCTCACTCGAAAACCAAGCAAGCGGAAGAAACCCATCAAGCACAAACAACGCCTTGCCATGCAGAAGAAGCTTCGTCTCCTGAGAGAAAACCTCCAGCCCATCCCTTTCACCCCCAACAAAACCCTAGATTTCTCCGCCCACGAACCCCTCTTCAAAACCCTAGGTCTCTGGGACTTCGCCCACCTCGAGTTCGACCACCCGATCCGATCTGACCTCCTTTCCCATCTCATTGCCAACTACCACTCTACGAGCCGCTGCAGCTTTGTCAAAGACTTCCGGATCATGGTCAACCGGGCCGATCTTGCCCGCGCCCTCAAACTCCCCGTCAAAAAGGACAAAACTGCACTCCCTGACCTTCTGCCATCTGAGCAGCAAGGCTTCTCTGAGGAATCCATCTCGATTGTTGGTGAGTTCATGTCAAACTATGTTCTTCTGCACGAGGACATGTGGATGATGCCTGACGAGATCCTGGCATCGGAGCGGCTTCTTAAAGAGGGCCAGCTGCAGAAGATCGATTGGGCCGGCCTGATCTGGTTTATGGTAGAGAAAGAGATTTCGCAGGCACTGGAATCTGGGTCTTGTTATTATGCCTCACATTTACAGCAACTGATTAAGATGCAGAGACCAGAGCTCTTTATAGAAGAAGAGGAGGGTGTGGAAGAGGTCTCGGTCGAAGAGGAAGATGATGCAGCGGCAGCAGTTGCTATGCAGGAACTTGATCTAGATAATCAACGGGTGGAATTGAGCCTAGGGCATGATAGGAGTGAAGGAGAGCGCACTGGGGAGGACAACGTCTTGGACTTCCAAGAGTGCAAGGAGGAGCATGGGCAATGGTTTTTGGATGGAAGGAGCAACGGCAATGAACAATCCCTACGGCACTGTAACCTGAATGACGTTCGGAGTTCAGATTTCGGGCGTACGAGtagagaagatgaagaagatgggtATGGTCCATCTTCAAGATTCAGTAATCTGTCTAGATTAGCTTCTGCTGACCTAATTCAAGACATGGAGACAACAAATGCTTCTTACGGTATGCATGCTGACCTTCTTGACCCTTCTTCCGGAGGGTTGATGAGGGCTGACATGCATAAGAGCACCCTTCCGCTGAATCCTGGTGGTTTGTCTATGTTCGGTAGCGGTTGCAAGGAAGAAAGTGATGACGAGGATGATGTCCACCATCTATCCCAGGACGATCATCAGAGGAAGATGAGGAACGATGGTTCCTGGGGCCATTCATTGTTGAACTTCCGTATGTGCATCGGAGAAGTGCAAAGCGGGATGGATAAAGCAGCAGTAATGTATGAGGAGAAAGTGCAGGAGTGTTCGCAGGCACGCATGAATATACAGTACTTGAATTCGGAGCTGGAGCAGCGGAATAGCATGATTTGTTCCATGGAGAAAGCTGTTATGGAAATGCAGCATAAAAAGGAAATGGAGATTTATCGGCTCGAGCGAGAGCTCTGTGTCATGACCCAGCTATTACATGGTTACAAGATGGCTTTGAAGAACACCCGCAGCGCCTTTGCCGAGTACAGAGAACGTTGTCAGGTCCCTGATGAACCGATCTACAAGGATGTTGTTGGTACTGGCGGCTTTGTTCTTAGTAGCGTGGAGTTGGAAAAGCAGCGCttggagaaagaggaagaagagaggagcCTGCGTCTTGCAATGGAAGAAAAGGTCAATGGTTTTGAGCAAGACTGGCTTGGTAAGTTTGACGTGCATCTTAGACAGGTCGATTTGTTCAACAAGAAGTTACTGGAAGCAGAGGAAGAAATCAAGCTCCTCAAGGAAAACCACAAGACAGGATGA